A region of the Sulfolobales archaeon genome:
CCCTTTCTTCTATAGCTTGGAAGCACATATAGATCGGTTATCACCCCAGACATAAGGGGATCGTAGAAGATCCTCGACCTTATCTCAGCCCTTATAACCCCTACTACCTTGCCTAGAGAGTCTGCTACAAGCATTATCACATCTTCCTTATCAAATGATTCCGAAACATATTTCCTTACAATCTCAGGCGCCTCATGCCTTACCGTGTAAAGTGGATCGAATTCCTCGTTAAGCTTCTTAAGTCTTAAGATCAGATCTGAGATCTGATCTATATCT
Encoded here:
- a CDS encoding GNAT family N-acetyltransferase, whose amino-acid sequence is MAVEKGEYTIRHARKEDIDQISDLILRLKKLNEEFDPLYTVRHEAPEIVRKYVSESFDKEDVIMLVADSLGKVVGVIRAEIRSRIFYDPLMSGVITDLYVLPSYRRKG